A genomic stretch from Triplophysa dalaica isolate WHDGS20190420 chromosome 4, ASM1584641v1, whole genome shotgun sequence includes:
- the fzd9a gene encoding frizzled-9: MALDGVFFLDIVTMASHKKTVILLFQLIIAASTLEIGVYDIERGRPRKCEPITIPMCQGIGYNMTRMPNFLKYESQEEASINLNEFAPLVEYGCDVHLRFFLCSLYVPMCADQVSATIPACRPMCEQARQRCSPIMEQFSFGWPDSLDCSKLPTNNDPNALCIEAPENDTQPHAKKGAGMLPVLPRSTQPAGGTGRSSSTSRSCVNPEKFQYVEKSKSCAPRCSPMVDVYWSRQDKDFAFIWMVVWSTLCFVSTAFTVLTFLLDPQRFQYPERPIIFLSMCYNVYSVAFIIRSVSGAENIACDRENGELYIIQEGLESTGCTIVFLILYYFGMASSIWWVILTLTWFLAAGRKWGHEAIEAHSSYFHMAAWGVPAVKTIVILTMRKVAGDELTGLCYVGSMDTNALTGFVLIPLSFYLIVGTSFILTGFVALFHIRKIMKTGGTNTEKLEKLMVKIGVFSILYTVPATIVIICYFYERLNMEYWKFQTLVSKCSSFPGRRSEDCSLDTSVPTVAVFMLKIFMSLVVGITSGVWVWSSKTLQTWQGLCNRRLAMRASRKPCSSVSCSGSHCHYKAPAVSIHMNKTDVHTVNPTHV, encoded by the coding sequence ATGGCACTGGATGGAGTATTTTTTCTTGACATTGTCACAATGGCCAGTCACAAAAAGACAGTCATTTTACTTTTCCAACTCATAATTGCTGCATCAACGCTGGAGATCGGAGTATATGATATTGAACGGGGCCGACCTCGCAAATGCGAACCCATCACCATTCCCATGTGCCAGGGAATCGGCTACAACATGACACGGATGCCCAACTTCCTGAAATATGAAAGTCAAGAGGAGGCGAGTATTAATCTGAACGAGTTTGCTCCGTTGGTGGAATATGGATGTGACGTACACCTTCGATTTTTCCTGTGCTCTCTGTATGTGCCGATGTGCGCCGATCAGGTGTCCGCCACTATCCCGGCATGCCGCCCCATGTGCGAGCAGGCAAGGCAGAGGTGTTCACCTATCATGGAACAATTCAGTTTTGGCTGGCCAGACTCGTTGGATTGCTCAAAGTTGCCAACCAACAACGACCCAAATGCGCTGTGCATCGAAGCGCCCGAAAATGACACCCAGCCCCATGCTAAGAAAGGTGCGGGCATGCTGCCGGTGCTGCCGCGCTCCACACAGCCTGCAGGGGGGACAGGACGTTCCTCAAGCACCTCAAGGTCCTGTGTTAACCCGGAGAAGTTCCAGTATGTGGAGAAAAGTAAATCCTGCGCACCCAGATGTTCACCTATGGTGGATGTCTACTGGTCAAGGCAGGATAAGGACTTTGCTTTCATCTGGATGGTCGTGTGGTCGACACTTTGCTTTGTTTCTACTGCTTTCACAGTTTTAACCTTCCTCCTCGACCCTCAACGTTTTCAGTACCCAGAGCGCCCCATTATATTCCTCTCCATGTGTTACAATGTCTACTCGGTGGCCTTCATCATTCGCTCAGTGTCCGGGGCTGAGAATATCGCCTGTGATCGTGAAAACGGAGAGCTTTACATTATTCAAGAGGGTTTGGAGAGCACAGGATGCACTATAGTCTTTCTCATCCTCTATTATTTTGGCATGGCCAGCTCTATCTGGTGGGTCATCCTCACGCTTACCTGGTTTCTTGCAGCAGGAAGAAAATGGGGTCATGAGGCTATTGAGGCACACAGCAGCTACTTTCACATGGCCGCATGGGGTGTACCTGCAGTGAAGACCATCGTCATCCTCACTATGAGGAAGGTGGCTGGGGACGAGTTGACAGGACTGTGTTACGTGGGCAGCATGGACACCAATGCTCTCACTGGCTTCGTACTGATCCCCCTGTCTTTTTATCTCATTGTTGGGACCTCTTTCATTCTTACCGGATTTGTAGCGCTGTTCCACATACGCAAAATCATGAAAACTGGCGGCACCAACACGGAAAAACTAGAAAAGCTCATGGTGAAGATCGGAGTCTTCTCGATCCTCTACACAGTGCCTGCCACAATCGTCATCATATGTTATTTCTATGAAAGGCTGAATATGGAATATTGGAAGTTTCAAACACTGGTAAGCAAGTGCTCTTCTTTTCCTGGTCGCAGGAGCGAGGACTGCTCATTGGACACCTCGGTGCCCACGGTAGCTGTGTTCATGCTGAAAATTTTCATGTCATTAGTGGTTGGTATCACCAGCGGGGTTTGGGTATGGAGCTCAAAGACGCTTCAGACTTGGCAAGGGTTGTGTAATAGGAGGTTGGCCATGCGGGCGAGCCGCAAGCCCTGCTCCAGCGTCAGCTGCAGTGGCTCCCACTGCCATTACAAAGCACCGGCTGTGTCAATTCACATGAACAAAACAGATGTGCACACAGTCAATCCCACACATGTTTGA